A genomic region of Fusarium falciforme chromosome 4, complete sequence contains the following coding sequences:
- a CDS encoding SEC7 domain-containing protein yields the protein MPSPSFSSSPPSSSADNARRWTRRRPHTDLNINTNTTPSSLASSLSRDVRRVIPHPQTPPSHGSLYSTPPQPAVPAVPALSKSLPTADGRALRLPIDTDAHESFLENPTPVEDDMADRLPPHVNQRDSHDLSLSPRNVTRDSLVTNMLLSLDQFSMAQLSDKYGPSPGSRSHTFDEASPQFGAAEQTRSWVAANSVAGPPRVNGHQYSYSSDLEGADDSSRISSRGRRSNSSSNFQSSFPRLNSVREGHRSGSSRAMHSRGGKPGSKSSSTTSVDAGYAQVLGSQRWARGFGRSASFDYGPQAPQQSAPVVEPTPFRVEFPNNFLADEYDAAPTPTVPGGPRREPSIPTMPTMSTVPPPPPAPLEPPPLEHKRSSRSLKSSSGRKPPNPRDNAPAVPALDLDSAPAPHIGYEKSKDVAVHSGPAPATPAPAPVKERPGFFRRVFGSSRSNSHNSNHDSTTTTQTPHSTASADHSKMLSNGSTPPSRDTSSSHSHHPVLQKKPSSFFRRRKKSVTDDPPPLPTSIPAPPVPTVAPIAVPPERERELGASLPQPSPVSSLRKVMNPYLRNSQAVQGTPQGPSPLADISNVTPDHVDNTPEREVYKRDFSPDYSPSPNARIRAVRSDSDEYLAKRNNTPSRPPPERPTKAIETRNNSFLNLDGVSDNDDDQGSPSNRKLSNKPKSKSKSRPSDIMTTRDSPRGAKDHTVRVKKSFQRPEQTDSEDDPNRSALALPIEGARATSPASVSTGTDYKSALSAPPSVRIESSADPSPKVLGTFDAIKANALDEPDFVIGDPTEDDKQKAQKIYDGNEDFVQKEKAAAWMGEEGPIRQRTLQAYMELYDFTNRSIVHALRQVCGRLVFRAETQQVDRILVAFSKRWCDCNPNHGFIVTDVIHTICYSIMLLNTDLHLADIEQKMTRSQFIKNTMTTITQAVEESAPDAFHRPSVLPDKSSLATGENHEQHSEQDRRSFRNSFRPPPRADSGTLPSEGDEDCGPLVKSRFNGSKKAWEELIEVVLKGIYTSIRDERLPLFGAEAEKNLSLPQSNSGGLSVMGMLKRSPSVLSKAPSESQLSVRGRISENGRANTARWASKSRSRPGLGRNGFSSSRTSFDDGNSLWSHTVSSATWSRHSLGRTQTSVSQDSFGSALPRGDYQQSIGFANALSQAIIRDEDAYGETAPSILSADLPSTQLLEDDSLELAGPPWVKEGIVTHKHHLDGVDKKAKDRHWSEVFAVVQKGQMSLFSFQPNKSVRQRNRGRNGGPPAIVGGGNWQDNATNLGTFNLRQTLASALPPPGYSRTRPHVWALSLPNGAVHLFQVGTPEICKEFVNTANYWSARLSTHPLTGGISNIEYGWSEAIVNNALVAAINETSTTTTTNGKTSRPSSSAAHGRRSSVNSGSFRGSSFDHVAGAFTNNSGRGKLPGDRIHIAEWAPPTQSMRPSNSPEAEQLQTLDAYVKSIEAELQAHNQLRSPMLLAFTPRGGNAVKAMANWERKSAYLLREIVKFRTYVDCLQQAESRKQEIYSERDLAQRAARGELSDGEMELSSDDEGDVTLRP from the exons AtgccctcgccctcgttcTCGTCTTCGCCcccatcatcgtcggcggACAATGCTCGTCGCTGGACTCGACGTCGGCCCCATACCGACCtgaacatcaacaccaacaccacacCGTCCTCCCTTGCGTCGTCGTTGTCCAGGGACGTCCGGCGCGTCATTCCGCACCCGCAGACGCCGCCTTCCCACGGCTCGCTCTACAGCACGCCGCCGCAGCCAGCCGTCCCAGCCGTGCCCGCCTTGTCTAAGTCACTGCCCACCGCTGATGGTCGGGCGCTTAGATTGCCCATCGACACCGACGCGCATGAGTCCTTTCTAGAAAACCCTACTCCCGTCGAGGACGACATGGCCGACCGCCTGCCGCCGCATGTGAACCAGCGAGATTCGCACGACCTCTCGCTATCTCCTCGGAACGTCACCCGAGACTCGCTCGTCACTAACATGCTCCTGTCGCTCGACCAGTTCTCCATGGCACAGCTGAGCGACAAGTACGGACCTTCCCCTGGATCGCGCTCACATACCTTTGACGAAGCCTCGCCCCAGTTTGGCGCCGCCGAGCAGACACGGAGCTGGGTCGCTGCCAATTCTGTCGCAGGACCACCTCGAGTCAACGGACACCAGTACTCCTATAGTTCCGACCTGGAGGGCGCAGACGACTCTAGCCGCATCTCGAGCCGTGGCCGACGAAGCAACAGCAGTTCCAACTTCCAATCGAGCTTTCCGCGTCTCAATAGCGTCCGCGAGGGGCACCGAAGTGGTTCATCGAGAGCCATGCATTCAAGAGGGGGCAAACCGGGCagcaagagcagcagcaccacCAGCGTCGATGCCGGATACGCCCAGGTCCTTGGGAGCCAGCGATGGGCGCGCGGGTTTGGAAGGTCTGCCAGCTTCGACTACGGACCTCAAGCACCGCAGCAAAGCGCCCCCGTCGTCGAGCCCACCCCCTTCCGAGTCGAGTTTCCCAATAACTTTCTCGCCGATGAATACGACGCTGCCCCGACTCCAACGGTCCCGGGCGGCCCGCGACGGGAGCCGTCGATCCCAACGATGCCGACAATGTCTACGGTACCGCCACCTCCGCCCGCACCCCTGGAGCCGCCTCCCCTCGAGCACAAACGCAGCAGCCGTTCATTAAAGAGCTCCTCAGGGCGCAAACCTCCCAATCCACGGGATAATGCACCTGCAGTGCCAGCTCTAGACCTCGATTCAGCACCTGCACCCCATATTGGGTATGAAAAATCCAAGGACGTGGCCGTGCACAGCGGCCCAGCGCCCGCGACACCTGCACCTGCACCCGTGAAGGAGCGCCCTGGATTTTTCAGGAGGGTCTTTGGCTCCTCCAGAAGCAACTCACATAACAGCAACCACGactcgacaacaacaactcaAACCCCACACTCGACCGCTTCTGCCGACCACTCCAAGATGCTCTCCAATGGCTCGACGCCGCCCTCCCGAGATACCTCATCCTCGCATTCACACCACCCTGTGCTGCAAAAGAAACCATCATCGTTCTTCCGCCGCCGAAAGAAGTCCGTCACTGACGATCCTCCCCCTCTGCCCACGTCGATACCTGCACCGCCCGTACCTACTGTTGCTCCCATCGCTGTCCCTCCCGAACGCGAACGAGAACTAGGTGCTTCTCTGCCGCAGCCCAGCCCGGTCAGCAGCTTGCGAAAGGTCATGAACCCGTATCTGCGAAACAGCCAGGCTGTCCAGGGCACTCCCCAAGGCCCCTCTCCGCTTGCCGACATCTCCAACGTAACTCCTGATCATGTTGACAATACACCCGAGAGGGAAGTCTACAAGAGAGACTTTTCCCCTGATTATTCGCCAAGCCCCAACGCCAGGATCCGGGCAGTACGATCCGATTCTGATGAGTACCTGGCCAAGCGAAATAACACACCCTCGCGTCCCCCACCCGAGAGGCCTACTAAGGCCATCGAGACGCGCAACAACTCCTTCCTGAACCTGGACGGGGTTAGCGACAACGATGATGACCAGGGAAGCCCTTCAAACCGGAAGCTTTCCAACAAGCCCAaatccaagtccaagtctaGGCCATCAGACATCATGACCACACGGGATAGCCCCCGAGGTGCCAAAGATCACACCGTCAGGGTCAAGAAGTCATTCCAGCGACCGGAACAGACCGATTCAGAAGACGACCCCAACCGTTCAGCCCTTGCGTTGCCTATTGAAGGTGCACGAGCGACAAGCCCTGCATCTGTATCAACTGGCACAGACTACAAGTCTGCCCTCAGCGCTCCTCCTAGCGTGAGGATAGAGAGCTCGGCAGATCCTAGTCCCAAGGTCCTGGGCACATTcgacgccatcaaggccaatgcCCTTGACGAGCCCGATTTCGTTATTGGCGATCCGACCGAGGATGATAAGCAAAAGGCACAGAAGATCTATGATGGAAATGAGGACTTCGTCCAGAAAGAAAAGGCGGCTGCTTGGATGGGTGAAGAAGGTCCAATCAGGCAACGCACCCTGCAAGCCTACATGGAGTTGTACGACTTCACCAACCGCAGCATCGTTCATGCTCTGCGACAAGTATGCGGACGATTGGTGTTCCGTGCAGAAACCCAACAGGTGGACCGCATTCTCGTGGCCTTCTCCAAGAGATGGTGTGACTGCAATCCCAACCATGGGTTCATAGTGACCG ATGTGATCCACACCATTTGCTACTCGATCATGCTGCTCAACACTGACCTGCATTTGGCTGATATCGAGCAGAAGATGACCCGCAGTCAATTCATCAAGAACACCATGACAACCATCACACAGGCCGTAGAGGAATCGGCCCCTGATGCGTTTCATAGGCCAAGCGTTCTTCCAGACAAGAGCTCACTTGCAACTGGCGAGAACCACGAACAGCACTCGGAACAGGATCGAAGGTCTTTCAGGAACTCGTTTAGACCCCCGCCTCGTGCAGACTCTGGAACTCTCCCTTCAGAGGGTGACGAGGATTGTGGTCCATTAGTCAAGTCCCGATTCAACGGGAGCAAGAAGGCGTGGGAAGAACTGATCGAAGTTGTGCTCAAAGGCATTTACACATCCATTAGAGACGAGCGTCTGCCATTGTTTGgcgccgaggctgagaagaatCTGAGCCTGCCACAGTCGAACAGCGGAGGACTCTCTGTCATGGGAATGTTGAAGAGAAGCCCTAGCGTCCTTAGCAAGGCACCATCAGAGAGTCAGCTGTCGGTTCGTGGTCGTATTTCAGAGAATGGTAGGGCCAACACGGCGAGATGGGCATCCAAGAGCCGATCTCGACCCGGTCTTGGCCGCAATGGATTCTCGTCTAGTCGTACTAGCTTTGACGACGGCAATTCACTCTGGAGCCACACTGTATCCTCTGCCACCTGGAGCCGCCATTCTCTGGGAAGGACTCAGACGTCAGTTTCTCAGGATTCTTTTGGTTCGGCCTTGCCGCGGGGTGATTACCAGCAGTCGATTGGCTTTGCAAATGCCCTGAGCCAAGCCATTATTCGAGACGAGGACGCATATGGAGAGACGGCCCCATCGATTTTGAGCGCCGATCTTCCATCCACACAGCTTCTCGAAGACGACTCTCTTGAACTTGCTGGACCACCATGGGTCAAGGAGGGAATTGTGACTCACAAGCACCATTTGGATGGCGTggacaagaaggccaaggacagACACTGGTCCGAGGTGTTTGCAGTCGTCCAGAAGGGTCAGATGAGTTTGTTCTCTTTCCAGCCGAACAAGTCGGTTCGACAAAGGAACCGCGGCAGAAATGGCGGACCTCCTGCGATTGTTGGAGGCGGCAACTGGCAAGACAATGCAACGAATCTGGGCACGTTTAACCTTCGCCAAACTCTTGCATCTGCTCTTCCACCGCCAGGCTACTCTCGCACGCGTCCTCATGTCTGGGCGCTCAGTTTGCCTAACGGTGCTGTTCACCTGTTCCAAGTTGGCACGCCTGAGATTTGCAAGGAGTTTGTCAATACAGCAAACTATTGGAGTGCCCGACTGAGCACCCACCCACTGACGGGCGGTATCAGCAACATTGAATACGGATGGAGCGAGGCTATCGTTAACAACGCCTTGGTCGCCGCAATTAATGagacgtcgacgacgaccacAACCAACGGCAAGACGTCACgccccagcagcagcgcagcCCATGGCCGAAGATCGAGTGTCAACAGTGGCAGCTTCCGAGGATCAAGCTTCGACCACGTTGCTGGTGCTTTTACCAACAACAGCGGACGAGGCAAACTCCCTGGTGACCGCATTCATATCGCAGAGTGGGCACCGCCAACCCAGAGCATGCGTCCCAGCAATTCGCCAGAAGCAGAACAGCTTCAGACCTTGGATGCCTATGTGAAGAGCATCGAGGCAGAGCTACAGGCCCATAACCAACTACGCAGCCCTATGCTCTTGGCATTTACTCCTAGGGGTGGCAATgctgtcaaggccatggctAACTGGGAACGCAAGAGCGCGTATCTGCTCCGCGAGATCGTCAAATTCAGGACGTACGTGGACTGCCTTCAGCAGGCCGAGTCTAGAAAGCAGGAGATTTACTCGGAGAGGGACCTTGCGCAGCGAGCTGCCCGAGGCGAGCTTAGTGATGGCGAGATGGAGCTcagcagcgacgatgagGGGGATGTAACATTGAGGCCATGA